Below is a window of Planctomycetota bacterium DNA.
CCGAGAGCGGTCGGGTGATGCTGGGGCGTGTCACAAGCGACCGCATCGAGCTCGAGGAAGTCCATCGTTTCCCGGAGCACCATCACCACGTCGACGGCTTCGATCGGTGGAACATCGAGGCCATTGAGCGCGACATCCGAAATGGCGTGCAGAAGGCGCTCGAGAGGGAACCCGCCGCGAAAAGCGTCAGCGTGGACACGTGGGGCGTCGACTTCGTCGGCCTACGCGATGACGGCACGGCTGGTGCCGACCCGATCATGTACCGCGCCGTCCCGACGGCCGAGGTCTTTGCCCGCGTCATCGGCGACGTGGAGTCGGCGCGGCGGGTGTACGACGCGACGGGCATTCAGTTCCTGCCATTCAACACGCTCTTCCAGTGGGCCGCCGAGCAGGCCGGTGGGCGTTTGGGTTCCAAGGCCCTCTTGATGGCGGACTACTTCAACTGGCGTCTAACGGGTCAGCCCGTGGCGTCGGCAAAGCAAGAGGTTTCGCTTGCCAGCACGACGCAGGCCTACGACCCGCGGCGACAACAGTGGGCCGATGCGTTGCTCGAGGAACACGGCATTCCGCCGAGCCTGCTGCCGGAGATTGTCCTCAGTGGCACCGACATCGGTTCATTGGACGGCTCGACGACGCGCGTCGTTGCCACGTGCAGTCACGACACCGGCAATGCCGTCGCCGCGACGCCGCTGAAGCCGAGCAGTGCGTATTTGTCGAGCGGTTCATGGTCGTTGCTTGGTGTGGAGCTGCCAGAGCCGACGATCAACGAGACCACACGGCGCTTCGGCTTCACCACTGAGGTTGGTTTTGGTCACACGATCCGACTTCTGAAGAACATCAGCGGATTGTTCCTGGTTCAGGAGTCCCGGAAAGACTTCGAAGGAGAACCGTCGTACTCCGACCTCGCCGAGATGGCGGAAGCGGCAGAGCCGGCGCGCTCATTCATCCAGCCAGACGCCGAGCCGTTCGCGACGGGTG
It encodes the following:
- a CDS encoding FGGY-family carbohydrate kinase, translated to MSDKRAAAYIAVDLGAESGRVMLGRVTSDRIELEEVHRFPEHHHHVDGFDRWNIEAIERDIRNGVQKALEREPAAKSVSVDTWGVDFVGLRDDGTAGADPIMYRAVPTAEVFARVIGDVESARRVYDATGIQFLPFNTLFQWAAEQAGGRLGSKALLMADYFNWRLTGQPVASAKQEVSLASTTQAYDPRRQQWADALLEEHGIPPSLLPEIVLSGTDIGSLDGSTTRVVATCSHDTGNAVAATPLKPSSAYLSSGSWSLLGVELPEPTINETTRRFGFTTEVGFGHTIRLLKNISGLFLVQESRKDFEGEPSYSDLAEMAEAAEPARSFIQPDAEPFATGGGMVEKIRRYCRETDQREPQTPGQVVRCCYESLAMLYGVTLDGLAEVTGAHPTSLNIVGGGSQARLLNQLAADATGVPVEAGPVEATALGNVGIQAIAAGQLADLSELRRLVRASSNLQTFQPAGDLASHADRFNALPTS